In a genomic window of Wyeomyia smithii strain HCP4-BCI-WySm-NY-G18 chromosome 1, ASM2978416v1, whole genome shotgun sequence:
- the LOC129716671 gene encoding uncharacterized protein LOC129716671: MAQENGTGLEINSLFESSVLESVCPFCNAPDDGKMINCDNCNQWFHFNCVGVSESESERDWNCAQCHVQVTSGHSTPAERTRQESERNQLACIQELRKQIGLLQRRLAYTEVRENQRVQFNTGSRPNRNELDANSTGVFPKANSTTIDANKSAYENDEELEDGLRLLEEKHALEKRQLQERFSLLQRRRSSVGINQTGLTTANSAASSSTLYNELSRSQLAARQAVARDLPVFYGHPEEWPLFHASFESSTRMCGYSDEENLLRLQRCLKGKALEAVRSRLLHPSNLSGIMSTLKTLFGRPEVIVHSLVTRIREMPSPKAEKLNTLIDFGVAIQNVCATIKACGLDEYLCNVALLQELVDRLPPAIKLNWALHRQSLQLVTLSSFGDWLEKLVEAACVVTISPVEPPINRKNRKQDDYLNVHSEETKPLKPTGIRTAIQRCVICEGACSSTDVCKAFINMSISSRWSALREKRLCKKCLNKHFGACIIKSSCGRNGCTFMHHPMLHDDARYKAVQSSKQPSSQSCNAHCGSTGKVLFRYIPIILHGKDVSVRTYAFLDDGSSATFMDHSLVKELNLEGMPSPLCLNWTGGQQREERESVRLTLKISGLENHCKKFVLPKVHTVRTLSLPLQSISVQDLSRQYAYLKGLPVNSYDSVSPRILIGIDNCHVGNALKSVEGAANEPVATKTRLGWLIYGPCSVSTNTPGSSFNACHSFHICPCFEDGDSCLNTELKKYFSMDSLGIVRNTEPLLSKEDERATQLLQSRTHRKGNRYETGLLWRRDGIELPDSKSMAEKRLVCLERRMSRDDLLAKTLEEKIREYESKGFIRKLSPKEVAEKHPRKWYLPIFPVMNPNKPGKVRIVWDAAARVGGLSLNSVLLTGPDQLASLPSVLYRFREYRFAIAADIREMFHQVEINEDDQQSQRFLWRDGDSRRSPDVYIMKVMTFGATCSPSCAQFVKNTNAARFQQQFPRAVACIQKDHYVDDLLTSEENEDEAIQLASDVRFIHAQGGFELHNWLSNSNRLLETVSEAGAVEKDLNLSSEMATEKVLGMWWSISSDTFTFKLSPKHDRELLSGQKIPTKRELLKTLMRIYDPLGLMTGFLMFLKILLQEVWRAKTDWDAEIPPGLADKWMEWLKVLPQAERLSIPRCYRQTTTAAEDNVAQLHIFVDAGRDGLVAVAYLRFEQAGTIECALVGAKARVAPLKYVSVPRLELQAAVIGTRMAASIAAVHRVKISERYFWTDSRDVICWIISDHRRYSTYVAHRRMKAQNGRKYPTLPHPVVGSPGLIFSKNQKINGR; the protein is encoded by the exons ATGGCACAAGAAAATGGTACAGGTCTAGAAATCAATTCACTCTTTGAAAGTTCGGTATTGGAGTCGGTTTGTCCTTTTTGTAATGCCCCGGATGATGGCAAAATGATAAATTGCGATAATTGCAATCAGTGGTTTCACTTCAACTGTGTCGGTGTGAGTGAAAGTGAGTCGGAAAGAGACTGGAACTGCGCACAGTGCCATGTTCAGGTCACATCAGGCCATTCAACACCAGCCGAAAGAACTAGGCAGGAATCGGAAAGGAATCAGCTAGCTTGCATCCAGGAGTTACGTAAGCAAATCGGATTATTGCAAAGAAGGCTGGCATATACTGAAGTGAGAGAAAATCAGAGAGTGCAGTTCAATACAGGATCGAGGCCGAATAGAAATGAGCTCGATGCAAATTCAACGGGCGTTTTTCCGAAAGCAAATTCGACGACTATAGATGCTAATAAGAGTGCTTACGAAAATGACGAAGAACTGGAAGATGGGCTTCGATTGTTAGAAGAGAAGCACGCTTTAGAGAAAAGACAACTCCAAGAACGTTTCTCTTTACTCCAACGACGGCGATCATCTGTGGGAATAAACCAGACAGGGCTGACGACCGCGAATTCAGCTGCTTCCAGTTCGACACTTTACAACGAGCTCAGTCGAAGCCAACTGGCGGCTCGACAGGCGGTAGCTCGTGATTTACCCGTATTTTATGGCCATCCGGAAGAGTGGCCCCTTTTTCATGCTAGTTTCGAAAGCTCAACGAGAATGTGCGGGTATAGTGATGAGGAGAATCTTCTTCGGCTCCAACGATGCCTTAAAGGAAAGGCGCTAGAAGCTGTCCGCAGTCGCTTGTTGCATCCGTCGAATCTTTCAGGAATTATGAGTACTTTGAAAACGCTTTTTGGGCGTCCTGAAGTTATAGTACATTCGCTTGTTACACGCATACGGGAAATGCCGTCGCCAAAAGCAGAGAAGCTAAATACTCTAATCGATTTCGGTGTGGCCATTCAGAACGTTTGCGCTACAATCAAGGCGTGTGGTTTGGACGAGTATTTATGTAATGTTGCCTTATTACAGGAGTTAGTTGATCGTTTACCGCCCGCTATTAAACTGAATTGGGCATTACACAGACAATCTTTGCAACTGGTTACACTGTCGAGTTTCGGTGATTGGCTAGAAAAACTGGTGGAAGCTGCTTGTGTTGTCACTATATCTCCGGTCGAACCGCCAATCAATAGAAAGAACCGTAAGCAAGATGATTACCTGAACGTTCACTCTGAAGAAACGAAACCATTGAAACCTACCGGGATACGAACAGCTATACAACGGTGCGTAATCTGCGAAGGAGCATGCAGCTCTACAGATGTCTGTAAAGCATTCATAAATATGAGCATTTCATCACGTTGGTCAGCGTTAAGGGAGAAAAGGCTTTGTAAAAAGTGTCTCAACAAACATTTTGGAGCCTGCATTATAAAATCCTCATGCGGCAGGAACGGGTGTACATTCATGCATCATCCAATGCTTCACGACGACGCAAGATATAAAGCAGTACAGTCGTCGAAACAACCATCTTCTCAAAGCTGCAATGCACATTGTGGTTCAACTGGAAAAGTTTTGTTCAGGTACATTCCTATTATTCTGCATGGAAAGGATGTTTCTGTCAGAAcatatgcatttttggatgatgGGTCATCGGCAACATTCATGGATCATAGCTTGGTAAAAGAACTCAATCTAGAAGGTATGCCAAGCCCACTGTGTTTAAACTGGACAGGCGGCCAGCAGCGTGAGGAGAGAGAATCCGTTCGACTAACGCTGAAAATTTCTGGATTAGAGAATCATTGTAAAAAGTTTGTGCTCCCTAAGGTGCACACAGTCAGAACGCTTAGCCTTCCGCTGCAATCGATTTCAGTTCAGGACCTATCACGACAATACGCGTATTTGAAAGGGCTGCCAGTCAACTCGTATGATTCTGTTTCCCCAAGGATATTAATCGGAATCGATAACTGCCATGTCGGCAATGCCCTGAAGAGTGTAGAAGGAGCGGCAAACGAACCAGTTGCTACCAAAACGCGACTGGGCTGGTTGATCTACGGTCCATGCTCAGTTAGTACAAATACACCAGGTAGTAGTTTCAACGCCTGCCACAGCTTTCACATTTGTCCGTGTTTTGAGGATGGAGACTCCTGTCTAAATACTGAGCTGAAGAAATATTTCTCTATGGATTCTTTAGGCATTGTACGCAATACTGAACCATTACTCTCAAAAGAAGATGAGCGCGCTACACAGCTACTTCAGTCTCGAACACATCGTAAAGGCAATCGTTACGAAACTGGCCTTTTGTGGAGAAGGGATGGAATAGAACTGCCAGACAGTAAATCCATGGCCGAAAAGCGTTTAGTTTGTTTAGAGAGGCGGATGAGTCGCGATGATCTACTAGCTAAAACATTGGAAGAGAAAATAAGAGAATATGAATCAAAAGGTTTTATACGAAAGTTGAGCCCTAAGGAAGTTGCTGAGAAGCACCCACGGAAGTGGTATTTACCGATTTTTCCGGTTATGAATCCTAACAAGCCCGGTAAGGTTCGGATAGTATGGGATGCCGCTGCCAGAGTAGGCGGACTTTCATTAAATTCTGTCCTGCTAACTGGACCAGACCAGCTTGCATCTTTGCCATCTGTATTATACAGGTTCCGAGAGTATCGCTTCGCTATAGCAGCCGACATACGAGAGATGTTCCATCAAGTAGAGATCAATGAAGACGATCAACAAAGCCAGCGGTTTCTGTGGAGAGATGGGGATTCAAGGAGGTCTCCTGATGTGTACATAATGAAGGTGATGACCTTCGGAGCCACATGCTCGCCTAGTTGCGCTCAATTTGTGAAAAACACCAATGCTGCACGTTTCCAGCAACAGTTTCCACGAGCCGTAGCTTGTATACAGAAAGATCACTACGTTGATGATCTTCTGACTAGTGAAGAGAACGAAGACGAAGCTATACAACTGGCCTCAGACGTACGGTTTATCCACGCACAAGGAGGTTTTGAGCTCCATAATTGGCTATCTAATTCAAATAGGCTGCTAGAAACGGTCAGCGAGGCAGGCGCTGTCGAGAAAGATTTAAATCTCAGCTCCGAAATGGCAACGGAAAAAGTCTTGGGCATGTGGTGGAGTATTTCGTCGGATACGTTTACGTTCAAACTTTCACCAAAACATGATAGAGAACTACTTAGCGGACAGAAGATTCCGACAAAGCGCGAACTCTTAAAAACACTCATGAGGATTTACGATCCCTTGGGATTGATGACTGGTTTCTTAATGTTCCTTAAAATTCTTCTTCAAGAGGTGTGGCGTGCAAAAACAGATTGGGACGCAGAAATACCGCCAGGGCTGGCAGACAAATGGATGGAGTGGTTAAAAGTTTTGCCGCAAGCTGAGAGGCTAAGCATTCCCCGTTGCTATCGACAAACTACGACAGCAGCAgaggataacgttgctcaattGCATATTTTCGTCGATGCAGGACGGGACGGACTGGTCGCCGTGGCATATCTGAGATTCGAGCAGGCGGGTACAATAGAATGTGCCCTAGTAGGAGCGAAAGCTAGAGTTGCCCCCTTGAAATATGTGTCGGTTCCGCGTCTTGAGCTGCAAGCCGCTGTGATCGGAACACGCATGGCTGCTAGCATTGCCGCAGTGCACCGCGTGAAGATATCTGAGAGATACTTCTGGACGGATTCTCGGGACGTTATTTGCTGGATCATATCCGACCACCGACGATATTCTACATATGTTGCACACAGG CGGATGAAGGCACAAAATGGCAGAAAATACCCGACCTTACCGCATCCGGTCGTTGGTTCACCGGGCCTGATTTTCTCAAAGAACCAAAAAATCAATGGCCGGTGA
- the LOC129721521 gene encoding uncharacterized protein LOC129721521, whose product MNSRIKSCQFIADSVKYPILLPKRHYLTDLIIADYHCEYKHLNHETVINEIRLKFHIPQLRAACKRVRYNCQMCKIQRAKPTPPMMAELPVARMAAFTRPFSYTGVDYFGPMSVVVGRRTEKRWGVLMTCLTVRAIHIEIAHSLSTDSCILALRNFVARRGAPIEIFSDRGTNFIGAGRILRDELQKVDQNKMMEHFVSPNTKWTYNPPAAPHFGGSWERLIQSVKKILDQIKPRQLPTDELLRNMLSEVEMIINSRPLTDVPIDADSLFPLTPNHFILGSSNGAKPPIAFNNNTVLLNNSWKASQAYADEIWRRFITEYLPTLTRRSKWFQQTRPIQVGDVAVIVDNRLPRNCWPKGRVIEIVRSKDRQVRRVTLQTSQGRLERPAVNIAILDVGSSSSKSDQGHDVLGGNVTLSVTNQHSASSPGATNSQ is encoded by the coding sequence ATGAACAGCCGCATTAAATCGTGCCAGTTTATTGCAGATTCGGTCAAATATCCTATCTTACTACCCAAACGGCACTATTTGACAGACCTAATAATAGCTGATTACCACTGTGAATATAAACACCTAAATCATGAGACAGTGATAAATGAAATTCGTCTCAAATTTCATATTCCGCAGCTTCGCGCAGCATGCAAACGTGTCAGGTACAATTGCCAAATGTGCAAGATACAAAGAGCTAAACCAACACCTCCTATGATGGCGGAGCTTCCGGTGGCGCGAATGGCTGCATTCACTCGTCCGTTTTCGTATACTGGTGTAGACTATTTTGGACCAATGTCAGTAGTAGTCGGAAGAAGAACAGAGAAACGTTGGGGTGTTCTAATGACCTGTTTAACAGTTAGAGCTATTCACATCGAAATCGCACATTCTCTTTCCACCGACTCGTGTATCCTAGCCCTAAGAAATTTTGTGGCCAGGAGAGGGGCACCAATTGAAATCTTCAGTGATCGCGGTACAAATTTTATTGGGGCAGGACGTATTCTACGAGACGAGCTGCAAAAAGTGGACCAAAATAAAATGATGGAGCACTTTGTAAGTCCGAATACCAAATGGACGTATAACCCCCCCGCTGCTCCACACTTTGGGGGAAGCTGGGAGCGATTAATCCAATCGGTTAAAAAGATCCTGGACCAAATAAAGCCAAGGCAACTTCCGACTGATGAGCTACTAAGAAACATGCTGTCTGAAGTCGAAATGATAATTAATTCAAGACCGCTTACGGACGTACCGATAGACGCAGATTCTTTGTTTCCCCTAACACCGAATCACTTCATCCTAGGGTCTTCCAATGGTGCCAAACCCCCGATCGCATTTAATAACAATACAGTTTTGTTAAACAACTCGTGGAAGGCGTCGCAAGCCTACGCAGATGAAATCTGGAGACGTTTTATCACGGAGTATTTGCCAACACTCACGCGAAGATCAAAGTGGTTTCAACAGACGCGACCAATACAGGTAGGCGATGTTGCCGTCATCGTAGACAACCGCCTTCCAAGGAATTGTTGGCCGAAGGGACGAGTTATAGAGATCGTCCGTTCTAAGGATCGACAAGTACGGCGAGTAACATTGCAAACATCCCAAGGAAGATTGGAGAGACCTGCAGTGAACATCGCAATCCTGGACGTCGGTTCCAGTTCGAGTAAGTCGGACCAAGGCCACGACGTACTGGGGGGGAATGTCACCCTGTCTGTGACGAACCAACATTCAGCGAGTTCCCCTGGTGCTACCAATTCACAATAG